CTGCGCCGGCGGCAAGACCCCCTGGGGGACCTGGCTGACCTGCGAGGAGACCGAGCAGAAGGCGGTCGCGCCGTACACCAAGGACCACGGTTACGTGTTCGAGGTCGATCCGTTCGACCGGAATGCCAACAAGAACCCGGTCGCGCTGAAGTTCCTCGGCCGGTACGCGCACGAGGCGGTGGCGGTCGACCCGAACACGCACGCGATCTACCTGACCGAGGACGCCAACGAGCCGCACGGCCTGTTCTACCGCTGGACGCCGCCGCACGGCTTCCACGGCGGCAAGGGCGCGCTCAAGCGGCTCGCGCAGAAATCGGACACCGCCGGCACGCTCGAGGCGCTCAGCGCTTTTGACGGAAAGACGCACGTCACCGACCTCTCCCAGGCCACCAAGCCCGGCACCCGTTACAAGGTGAAGTGGGTCGACGTGCCGGACCGGCTGGCCAAGGACACCTCGGTCCGCAAGCAGTTCACGACCGACCAGGTGACGAACAGCCGCAAGCTCGAAGGTGCCTGGTGGGGGCACCACGGCGCGTACTTCGTTGCCAGTTACGCCCGGAAGACCGACGGGAGCGTCGCCGAGCACGACGGCCAGGTCTGGTTCTACGACCCGAAGTCGCAGACGATCACGCTCGAGACGATCTTCGGCGTCAACCCGAACCCGGACGTGGACGGCGCGTTCGACGGGCCGGACAACATCACGGTCTCGCCCTACGGTGGCGTGATCGTCGCCGAGGACGGGGAGGGCGTGCAGCACCTCGTCGGCGTCACCGACAAGGGTGCGTCGTACGCGCTGGCCCGGAACGACTTCAACGACAGCGAGTTCACCGGGCCGAACTTCAGCGCCGACGGCTCGATCCTGTTCGCGAACATCCAGACCCCGG
This is a stretch of genomic DNA from Cryptosporangium phraense. It encodes these proteins:
- a CDS encoding alkaline phosphatase PhoX; translated protein: MTDAVSRRNALRLGTAGALGIAFAGSFEAIAGSGAAAAPVAKSTGYGALVADPKGLLALPKGFKYSIVAEAGKTTLESGQPTPSDADGTASFPSHQGLTLVNNHEIGGDEPYRVPAIEGLVYDPGAGGGTTNIDVDHHGKRIREYVSLAGTHNNCAGGKTPWGTWLTCEETEQKAVAPYTKDHGYVFEVDPFDRNANKNPVALKFLGRYAHEAVAVDPNTHAIYLTEDANEPHGLFYRWTPPHGFHGGKGALKRLAQKSDTAGTLEALSAFDGKTHVTDLSQATKPGTRYKVKWVDVPDRLAKDTSVRKQFTTDQVTNSRKLEGAWWGHHGAYFVASYARKTDGSVAEHDGQVWFYDPKSQTITLETIFGVNPNPDVDGAFDGPDNITVSPYGGVIVAEDGEGVQHLVGVTDKGASYALARNDFNDSEFTGPNFSADGSILFANIQTPGFVLAITGPWHRVH